Below is a window of Uloborus diversus isolate 005 chromosome 3, Udiv.v.3.1, whole genome shotgun sequence DNA.
TAAGACATAGAGCTTTAATGAGTCATTCCACGGAAAATTTTGTCCTGCacatgacgcctcatatatttagttaaaaataataatttaaaagggtaatgataaacattttattgattaaCAATTTACAAATGAATAtgtgattccttaagcaaaagattttttcattacttttttaaacaattactttttATTGTTTATCATATGAACTGTCATGtgtgtttcctttacattggaaccattgctctcaaaatctacaatttattttaacattaatattattaatagagacaaaatattaactaattcataagcaagttacaagtGGTTGACTTTGAATGTCTGCATGTGACGCAgggaaataaattatattttaaataacaaatttttttaataaaaatatatctgtgtcaggagtatctttgcactaaatgtaaagattaaaaaatttgcttaccccagtttaattaaaatattaagagatatgacaaaatgttaatgaaatttaagcgtctttGTCCCGCACATGACAGTGGAATGGTCGTAATGTGTGAAGAAATTTAGCACAGTACTTTACAGAAACCTGATAAACAGGAAATTACTTCTGAAATTCCTATATTCCTTCTTATGGagcataaaagtttatttttagctttaacttttcaaaacatatatatatatatatatatatatatatatatatatatagaaagtaAAATCTCCTTATTGCATCAATTGGATGTCATATAACTCTTCCAAAATGCCAAACTTATATAGCATTTAATATTAATGTTAAATGGCAATGGATATCACAAGTGTTTTATTGTGATATTCTAGCTACCACAACCTTTCAGCTGTTCAGTCAGGACAGAAATTTTTCTTAGAACTGAAGTGGTTTCagtattgtaaaaaagaaattaaaaaaaaaaagcggtacaaataaatttacattattgGAATTTCTAACAAGCAATAAGAGACTTGTGTTATACTTACTAATCACTGCATACCAACTCAAGAACAAACAGTGAGGTGGAAGCATAAGTTTTGAAAGTGACAGGTTTTAACCTTTGACATGAGGAGCAAGGAAAGGAGTGCAAAACTGCTCTGTATTTTTATCTCAATTATTCAGCTTTACATGGAGATACCAATGAATGATAAGTTCTTTTTGTATTACTCATAGAATTAACAACTTGTCAAAACTTCAAGAGAAGACAAATATACAAAAAGAAATAAGGAATAATGTGGGGTTTGAAGCTAGACAGTTGAAACAGCACAAGATGAGGACGAGCATAGTTACTCAGCTGTACTTGAATGGTCATTGAAAGGTTCTCACAAGAGTGAAAGATATAACATTTAACCACTAGCACTGGCAAAAGTGTACAGCctaaaagtattgaaaataatttaaaagtgttCTTAATGTTCAAAAAGAGGGCTGTATAGCTGTTAGCAACTGGTCAGATTATGGCCAAAAGTGAGGTGTTTTTCAAATAGTTTCCTTCCTTGCAGGTAATGCACTACAGCAGTAATTTTTCCATGAGATAATCAATTTCCTAGAAAGTAGGattgcttaaattttaaaaagaactagGCAAATCCTTATAGGAAAGTATTgcagtgtaaaataaaaaagtcattttttttttcttatatgttagtcaataattgaaaattttgttaattgaaTCAAAGGAAGAACATAAAATtgctaattctttttttaatccaTTATTTTTGTTGTAAGTTAATATTAAATTATGCATTTTGAAGTTATATCAGTTAGGAAGTTTCTTGCTTATGATAACATTTTGTAGACAATCCAGAGGGTGATATGATGATAAAATTCAACTGTACGcataatttaaaactgattttagagAAGCTAACAGGCAAGATATTTGGtgaaacagtttttgtttttgtgtttcaaaattttaaaagttgtttgAATGGACAAACCAAAATTTGAGAAATGCATAAGCATATATCATCAAAATTAACATACTTACTTATATGCAATTAAGTACAACAAAGAACCTATAGCAACAAGGATAAAGCAGCCAGAAACAATCCATATATTTTTTATGCGATGTGCAGGATCCACTTTTCTTGTTTTACCATGCTGATAGAAATATTCTTTAAATTCTGGTCTATCATTCCATGAAGAATCTTGATTCCAAGAACCCTGATCACTGTTAAGAGGAATAAAAATGATGTAATGAAAAGTATTATAGTTAAATTGGGATTTTAGGAAACAGCTTTTACAATGCATAGCAGAAATATATTCTCTAATAATCTCTAAAATGAAACATTCCTTTCAGAATTAATTTAGGGAATATTATTTATCAAGAAATCCACAGGaaatttcatttgcttttatttacagCTCATTAATTGTAGTGCAAGAATGAATCTAGTTAAGTAATTCTTCAATCTgtatctattcaaaaaaaaaaaaacaattccccAAGTATATTGatgaatgatttttgaatttttcaatttgcaaatGTACTATTACTtaactttagaagaaaaaaagttttatccaTCATTAGTTATTTGATGCAAAACATATTGATGCAGAGAAGCCTCTAAAAAAAGGTTGGTAAGCTGTTACTTTACTAGAGTttgatattataatataaaatgcaatAACTTTTTTGCTACCATGAGAGCAACTTCTGTAACTAATTTAACTTTAATCACTTGATCCTCATcttttcagtatatttttatgctaaaaattagCTCTTCACATCACATTGGCTagtcttatttaattttaaatcaagctcttttaaaaaatagtattcatATAAATTTCAGCTTACTgtatcaaagaagaaaaaaaaggaaaatgaagagATAGCCTTAATTAACAGCTTAgtatgatgagaaaaaaaaaaaggactactGAAGTTTATGAGATATAAATGACAATTTAATACAATATGTTTCAAAACGTTTGAACTGTGGCTTATTACATTGCTACAAGAACTGTCAAAAGCATAACATACTTTTCATGCAGTGCATAGTGTTTAATATACTTTATTTCATACCAAGATTAGCTACATGGCTTAAAACTCTTTGCTACATAACTGATACAGTATATAAATTCTTACATAATCAGAGGAAGATCTAATGCGGTGAAATCCCATTACAGCAAACTTTAAGAAACCACAAATGTTGTTCATTGTAATGGGACTTTTGTTGAATCCAAGCAATGTGACAGCAATTAAATTGGgactaaaaattcattttgttgaaGCAGAAATTTTGTAACATTGGTATTTATTGGAATGGGATTTCTCTGCATCTAATATGGGTTGCAACAGTAAACATGGAAACTTAGAGATTTCAAAGTAATATCTTAGTAGTATCTTATTTCGGATGTAAATGGGTAATGGTGCACTGAATATGAGTTACAGAAGCTACCTCTGCAACTACCTTAAATCTGCCTGTGAgcagattattttgaaaaaaggagattaatttgcattaaaatgaatgctgtttttttttatttacaataaacaaaaatgaaagtcaGGTCCTATCTTTCTTCTTGAAAACCTACTTTAAATAGTCACAAATCAATACAttcattaaaacaaacaaacaaacataatataaaatttcaaaacaaaaaagtcaCTAACTAAGGTCCAGATGTTTGTTGATATTCTGAATGAGATCTTCTAACTGGATTCCAGGACTTATTGTCAAATTGTCGTCTACTGTCAGTATTCACAAGTGTTGTATAAGCATCATTAAGTTCAACGAATTTCTTATGCTGAGAAGAATCTCCTGGTTTTATGTCTGGATGCAGCtaaaatttaataactaaattatttttgtgtaaCAACAACACATTAACATTACAATTGAATCATTTTAACACAGAACATTTAATCATACAAACAAACTAAAAATTGTTTCAGTAAGTTAAGCTCATTTTGCACCTATTTTCTAGCTTCTGGCTTGTTTTGGCTTAGTTATAAAAATGTTCTGCATAgacatcatttaaaaataactcaAACTGCATAAGCAGAGCTATCAACTGTTAAATGCTGCAATAATGATGCACTTCAAAAAGtacagggtgtctataaatgatggacccgattttaaaaaatcatcttttcAAAAGTTATCgacggaataaaataattaatgtgtaaaattaaggagaaaagtacCAAGTTGACAATTATCTCGACATGCTGGACATTTGGTTATTTCCGCAACTGCTTGAGGACAGTCTCGATCTAATCTTCCAACAAGATGGAGCACCTCCTCTTGTTGGTCTTTGTCAGTTTGTAGTTACTTAAACAATGTGCTTCCACACAGATTGTTAGGCCGTGCGGGTGACAATGATTTAACGTTATTCACATGGCTACCAAGATCTCCAGACTTAACCCCATGCGATTTCTTTCTATGGGATTATGTGAAAGACAGTGTTTTTGTACAGCCAATCCCGAAAATGCTCCCAGAATTGAAACAACGCATTTCTGCAGCATTACAAACCATTAACAGAGACATGTTAGAAAACGTGTGGAATGAACTAGATTATCGACTGGACGTATGCCGTGTGACAAGAGGGTCCCATATCGAACatttataaggtaaaaaaaacttggtacttttctccttaattttacgcattaattattttattccgtcaagaacttttgaaaattcgattttttaaaatcgggttCATCACTTATAGACACCCTGTATTTCTTGGCATATAATTTAGAAGGTCAGAAAGGGTCATGTTGTGTTACCCTTCTGGCTTTGAGAAATGTATAGATTTGCATATATGTGTGTTTGGTTTCTGTTATTTTTGGATATAATATGCACTGAGTATATACACTTTGCTTTCCCCCCTACCCAGAAAAGAATATCTCAAAATCTCACAGCCTTACTCACAAAATTATCAGCAACTAAGAAAACAATTATTGAAAAGCATTTGATTTCTGATTTAATGATGATAAATTTTTGATAAGTTTGCAATGATATTTAAATACATGCATGTGTACGGATGTCTATTCTCATTAGAGCTCAGTAAAACAAAATACAGAATAAATAACTAGCATTTTCACAAGAACTTTGCATGTGAGTAAAATTTCACTGTACAAGGACTTGAAGTTCAACAAAATATTGCAGAACAAATACAGAAACTGGATGAAATCCAAATCTCCCAAAGTcacaaaaaagaagttttttgtgGAGGAACTATTGATAACCATTGTCAAAAGCTACTATTAGAGATCAGAAAATTATTagtgggggagggagggagaaCATTTTATTTCCAGTACATTTTTGTAAAGTACATTTTTCAAAGGCAATGTATTATACATTTGTCTGGACTATTTAACAGGTAATAAcaccttttttaagaagaaatcactatcaaaaacgttttcgctaaagaaaaagacaaaaaggAAAAGAATTCTACAAAGAAAAATGGTAACTCAGTTTCACACTGCAGATTTGAATTTTAGtaacaataaatgaaatatatataaagaaacagTACTAATTCCAACAGAAAAGTACATCTGTGTGTTAAGTTATGAATTTCaactaataatttaataaaacattaggGAATGGGCAAAATCATCATAAAACTTTTGGAATGCTCCTGCACAATGAAAAGTTTTAGTACAGTTAGACCTACATATAAATACAAGGGCAGGGGCAGACTGGCCAGCTCGGCTAggcggggatccccgactgggccaagcACCGAGTGGGcaacttcaagcaattttttttcttgaaattaatacattttaaattcacaTAACATTCTTTAAAGTgtcataatgaaaaataaaaaaaaaacatgtaatttgcatactctatgtgaaaaaagcatttggaaacaggttttttttttccatcctaagcagggaccaaagtaaatgGCCGAAGTTCACacgtgcgaatgctttcctctcttttcaactttctctctagtttttgaGCTCTGTGGGCCATGAGGAAACGGGAGGGGACCAAAAAAATTGGGGTCCAACGAGGCCTGAAAGAGGacccgggacgaaaaaagagagttaaaaactTATACttgtacgtctattaacaaaaGTTGAAAGGGCCTGCACTATTAGACAAAGCGGCCCCAGCCCAGCTATAAATGAGTAGGCcatgctttgaggggggggggagaagggacacccgTTGACCCGATTCCGAGCCTGAAGGAGGTCCTatccgagattttttaaatgaggggtgagaTATATGTAGGGACCAAGGGATAAACAAGATAAAGGTGggtccgtaaaagtcatttgtgagggCCCCAAAATTTCCATGCAAGCTCATAGTATTCAatggttgtgacagattcaattaaatgctgtcagttggcaagatatttcattgaTCTATAGTTAGTTATCGCTATatgagtattttcatctcagaattgcatacgggaaagcaagtctggactacgataaactgaatcagAAGCagaacaaaatttcgacttagaagagagagctcctgaacataggcggatttaggactgaattattagggaagggggaggggggaggcaagGTTTTAGAGTTCATTTTCAGAATTCTGATTTCGAAAATTCACGGGAGGACAGTAGCCACTTACCTGCTCCATATGCCATATTATcaaacaaaatagaaaatcatGTTTCTTAAGACTTTGATTGCAAACAGTTTTCCCTGAGAAACCTCTCTTCTTTGTCTAATGCTACCAAAGAGAACTTTAGACTGTGTTTTAAGAAGGGAAAACTCCTAAATTTCCATCTCCTTACCATAAACTCACCCAAAGAAATTTGTAGTGGCGTTTAGTCTCATTGTAAAACATTTGAGAACTCAAGACTCATCTCCTAATTTAAGAACTCCCACGTCATAAGCGTAAgtcttttaacttaaaaaaaaaaatttccgagttATAGCAACCAAAATTCTCCTCTAACATGTCGACATGTAtcccaaaattacgtttttacaacttcaataacaaaaattttacggGGACTGTTCCAAATGCCTTTTTAACGCTTCAAAAATTTCCCGAGGGACTATCTGCAAGCCAAATCACTTCCCTTGCATTACTACCTACTGTAGCATGAATTGCGTTTAAagaaatgtcttttgaaattgcgTCTAAAATGAGATGCCAAACCCAGTGTCAGTTTGGCATGAATTtcacaatattaaaaatactcctaTGCCTGCTCCTCACTTACAAACAATCATTTGGGTGCTCCTGATCCTCATAGTTTATGAAAAGTGATTGGTGGTATATATTACTACTTCATGTCCAACTTGAGCGCCAATTAAAAGTCCTTATGTCATTGGTATCTTTCGCAATTGCGACATTTACGACACCACACATCTTTTTCTGAACCAACAAAACTTGATCattattaaattttgattaaatgatattataataataaatataaattatcaGAGAAAACATTTGTTCACATTTTGATAAAGTAACTTTAACTCTTGGTAATTCAGTAAGTTTCTTTTGAGCAGTAAGAATTACTGCTCAAAAGAAACAATTCCGAAAAACAACCAGTAATACCGTCGCCATCAGTCTCTCTGTGTTGCCCCCTCTCTTACTGCTATATGTCTACCAATGCGCAATGCTTCAAAAATCATAGCAACAGGTgactttttttgtctttttatcgaaaattttcgccccccccccccctcgaaacaAAATCCTGGCTACGACCTTGCCCGATGCTTTCCTGTTCCATTAGTTTTACAAAGGGTAACCTTAAATTACATttctaaaacttctcatttcgaaGAATGTCTGGGAAGAGCCCTccacattctattgtaaacaaagatagacttcaaatttgaaaaaaaaaaagttaacctttagccaacggcggtacatatgctgtaccgacaaaaagtgctctcttcctacggctgtggtacaacgtctgtaccagtccttcccttccccctccagttacttcccgcagctgataatcctttcacacacgcctacgcagggagaaaatgaatgaaacgcactacaccccttttggggtctgtcaatcagaggcatttggcatagttttgttctcagtgaaggaatgtgtggcgaagtttcgaaaaagaggggagaaagaaaagaagtaaaatacttgaaggaaagaaaaatttttgatagcttttttctgtttaataacccaAAAGTAAGGCGTCCTATAattaataacagcatattttactgagtacaaaacacctatttagtcttaccggcggttttgcacgtcttatcacgccgtagcaagatcacgtcgctagcgttttacacgtatttttctgacactaaattttcgttgtcaaacggtccaaggcgtagaatcctgcgtttcctttcccctctcctgagagcggcaccccggagcgcaggggcccaccttctgtattcacacatgcaaacaataccctttcatcaggttggggtttcaaggttcagtgcatccttcttatcaacgcaaagatttctaagcaaacctccatctgctaaaagcaaaacttgattccaagaatgaaatatccacttctctttcttctaagcttaaaatttacattaaattaatgattgtgctgtaaatggatgcaacataatttaatcgacgacaatgacattcaattacatttcaaataaattaataaataaaagccgtgagatttcaaattgaacgaaaacaaactaagtatccttttggaaataaatttatagctacggctttattcgctactaacatataatttaggaactttaatttataaaatcacaatgctgtaaaaaaaccaaagagtactcgtaaaagatcaattttcaacttttatgtgcacttacgtcgcgttttacgcacatttaggcagatgttgtactcaaaacacattataaaaaatgtaaaaaaaagggatattttttcaaatttatttactctaactgattggccttgggttttggtcgcaaatttcaatcattaatatcagaaacattttaaattcaccgattctgtctaatacttcagcttataattattttaatcacaaagaaaaacaaacattta
It encodes the following:
- the LOC129219352 gene encoding dnaJ homolog subfamily C member 4-like isoform X4, encoding MICRGYLITPRAVSKALDEYIVRLYSGKTSNRSPYDVLGLKSSCTTKDVKQAYIKMCKKLHPDIKPGDSSQHKKFVELNDAYTTLVNTDSRRQFDNKSWNPVRRSHSEYQQTSGPYDQGSWNQDSSWNDRPEFKEYFYQHGKTRKVDPAHRIKNIWIVSGCFILVAIGSLLYLIAYKEQSRQEQLEKLKKKWSL
- the LOC129219352 gene encoding dnaJ homolog subfamily C member 4-like isoform X2 → MICRGYLITPRAVSKALDEYIVRLYSGKTSNRSPYDVLGLKSSCTTKDVKQAYIKMCKKLHPDIKPGDSSQHKKFVELNDAYTTLVNTDSRRQFDNKSWNPVRRSHSEYQQTSGPYDQGSWNQDSSWNDRPEFKEYFYQHGKTRKVDPAHRIKNIWIVSGCFILVAIGSLLYLIAYNYAKMYTLTKVDERSKMISEYYSGIRKNAEGVVMDDTNEN
- the LOC129219352 gene encoding dnaJ homolog subfamily C member 4-like isoform X1, with the protein product MICRGYLITPRAVSKALDEYIVRLYSGKTSNRSPYDVLGLKSSCTTKDVKQAYIKMCKKLHPDIKPGDSSQHKKFVELNDAYTTLVNTDSRRQFDNKSWNPVRRSHSEYQQTSGPYDQGSWNQDSSWNDRPEFKEYFYQHGKTRKVDPAHRIKNIWIVSGCFILVAIGSLLYLIAYNYAKMYTLTKVDERSKMISEYYSGIRKNAEEQSRQEQLEKLKKKWSL
- the LOC129219352 gene encoding dnaJ homolog subfamily C member 4-like isoform X3; this encodes MICRGYLITPRAVSKALDEYIVRLYSGKTSNRSPYDVLGLKSSCTTKDVKQAYIKMCKKLHPDIKPGDSSQHKKFVELNDAYTTLVNTDSRRQFDNKSWNPVRRSHSEYQQTSGPYDQGSWNQDSSWNDRPEFKEYFYQHGKTRKVDPAHRIKNIWIVSGCFILVAIGSLLYLIAYNRTADMPLHLFHHSVPRK